The following are encoded together in the Jaculus jaculus isolate mJacJac1 chromosome 3, mJacJac1.mat.Y.cur, whole genome shotgun sequence genome:
- the Rbm7 gene encoding RNA-binding protein 7 isoform X1, which yields MGAAVVEADRTLFVGNLDTKVTEELLFELFHQAGPVISVKIPKDKDGKPKQFAFVNFKHEVSVPYAMNLLNGIKLFGRPIKIQFRSGSSHTSQDVGLSYPQHHVGNSSPTTTSPSSRYERTVDNMTPSSQIIQRSFSSPENYQRQAVMNSVLRQMSYGGKFGSPHVDQSGFSPSTQSHNHTFNQSSSSQWRQDTPSSLRKPRQNSHPYLADRHHSREQRYTDHGSDYHYRGGRDDFFYEDRNHDGWSHDYDNRRDSSRDGKWHSSRH from the exons TTTGTGGGCAACCTGGACACCAAAGTGACCGAGGAGCTGCTGTTCGAGCTGTTCCATCAG GCTGGACCAGTAATAAGTGTGAAAATTCCAAAAGATAAAGATGGTAAACCAAAGCAGTTTGCATTTGTGAATTTCAAACATGAAGTATCTGTTCCTTATGCCATGAATCTACTAAATGGAATCAAGCTTTTTGGGAGGCCCATCAAAATTCAGTTTAGATCAG GAAGTAGTCATACATCTCAGGATGTTGGTTTATCATATCCCCAGCATCATGTTGGAAATTCAAGCCCTACCACCACATCTCCTAGCAG CAGATATGAAAGGACTGTGGATAATATGACTCCATCATCACAGATAATTCAGAGGTCATTCTCTTCTCCGGAAAATTATCAGAGACAAGCAGtg ATGAACAGTGTTTTGAGACAGATGTCATATGGTGGGAAATTTGGCTCTCCACATGTGGATCAGTCAGGATTTTCACCATCAACTCAGTCACATAATCATACTTTCAACCAGTCTTCAAGCTCCCAGTGGCGCCAGGATACACCGTCATCACTGCGTAAACCCAGACAGAATTCTCACCCCTACCTAGCAGATAGACACCATAGCCGTGAGCAGCGTTACACTGATCATGGGTCTGACTATCATTacagaggaggcagagatgaTTTCTTCTATGAAGACAGAAATCATGATGGCTGGAGCCATGACTATGATAACAGAAGGGACAGCAGTAGAGATGGAAAATGGCACTCATCTCGACACTAA
- the Rbm7 gene encoding RNA-binding protein 7 isoform X2, with translation MGAAVVEADRTLFVGNLDTKVTEELLFELFHQAGPVISVKIPKDKDGKPKQFAFVNFKHEVSVPYAMNLLNGIKLFGRPIKIQFRSGSSHTSQDVGLSYPQHHVGNSSPTTTSPSRYERTVDNMTPSSQIIQRSFSSPENYQRQAVMNSVLRQMSYGGKFGSPHVDQSGFSPSTQSHNHTFNQSSSSQWRQDTPSSLRKPRQNSHPYLADRHHSREQRYTDHGSDYHYRGGRDDFFYEDRNHDGWSHDYDNRRDSSRDGKWHSSRH, from the exons TTTGTGGGCAACCTGGACACCAAAGTGACCGAGGAGCTGCTGTTCGAGCTGTTCCATCAG GCTGGACCAGTAATAAGTGTGAAAATTCCAAAAGATAAAGATGGTAAACCAAAGCAGTTTGCATTTGTGAATTTCAAACATGAAGTATCTGTTCCTTATGCCATGAATCTACTAAATGGAATCAAGCTTTTTGGGAGGCCCATCAAAATTCAGTTTAGATCAG GAAGTAGTCATACATCTCAGGATGTTGGTTTATCATATCCCCAGCATCATGTTGGAAATTCAAGCCCTACCACCACATCTCCTAGCAG ATATGAAAGGACTGTGGATAATATGACTCCATCATCACAGATAATTCAGAGGTCATTCTCTTCTCCGGAAAATTATCAGAGACAAGCAGtg ATGAACAGTGTTTTGAGACAGATGTCATATGGTGGGAAATTTGGCTCTCCACATGTGGATCAGTCAGGATTTTCACCATCAACTCAGTCACATAATCATACTTTCAACCAGTCTTCAAGCTCCCAGTGGCGCCAGGATACACCGTCATCACTGCGTAAACCCAGACAGAATTCTCACCCCTACCTAGCAGATAGACACCATAGCCGTGAGCAGCGTTACACTGATCATGGGTCTGACTATCATTacagaggaggcagagatgaTTTCTTCTATGAAGACAGAAATCATGATGGCTGGAGCCATGACTATGATAACAGAAGGGACAGCAGTAGAGATGGAAAATGGCACTCATCTCGACACTAA